A window of Henckelia pumila isolate YLH828 unplaced genomic scaffold, ASM3356847v2 CTG_466, whole genome shotgun sequence genomic DNA:
TTATTAATTCTTAAATGAATTTCAGATTGAAGTGTGTAAAGTGTCTGTAATATATTTGCGTAGACAAGAAGTGGCTCCAACGAGGCGTGGAAGCCCCATCTCCAACCTGGCAACTTCTATCCTTTAAAGTTACACGGTTAGACACTCCAAAATGATCATCTCTTCGTCGCTATCGATACCTAAATTTAGGaccaaattataaaaaaatattatttttatgtcaaaatattactttttattataaatatgaacatAGTTGATTCATTTCACCAATAAATATtggaaaaaaatactttttttggtccattaatttatccatgttttggttttggtccattaactttgcaaaatttggttttggtgcattaacttttaattttcagttattttgatccaactgcatacgtgtcagctaTACATTGACACACATCATCCGGAAAATGCTGACGTGTGTCAATGTCTAGCTGACACGTGTgcagttgcaccaaagtcattGAATATTAAAACTTAAtgtaccaaaactaaattttaaaaaattaatggatCAAAACCAAAACATTGACAAATTAATcgatcaaaaaaaatattttccctaAAAATTAGTAATATATCTCACAAAAAACTCACCGTTGTAAAATAGTGATGTCAATTATAAGtgtaatcaatattttttttcctccATTTAAAGAGCAATCTAAACAATACACCATctcaatggaaaaaaaaaaatcaataatttagaacaaaatatcaaatttgaaattaaattataacAAAATTTCGTGTACAATGTCTTTAAGAGGGTTTTCGAGTTGATGGAGTTGGTAAACTCTTGGCAAATAGTCAAGGAGTTCGATTCTCTTATCAACTCTTTCTCACACGAGCTTATCGCACAAAACTTGTTCAGTGCGATTTACCTAATTAATTTGGTTTGCAAGCTATTTGGGTTAACCCAGAGTTTACCGAGTGCACTAGAAGGCGAGAGTGTCGCGTAAAACTTGTTCCGTGCAGTTTACCTAACTATTTTAGTTAGCATACTATTGCGTTTGTCAAAATTTATCCATTGCACTAGAAAACGGGCGTATCACATATGAGTTGCTTAATCTAATTTGCCTAACTAACTTATTTTACAATATATTGCGTTAACTTAAAATTTACGGGATACACGGAAAATAATTATGGTAAAATATCAACTTTTTCTCATTTTCTTCTCCTGCTGTCCGCAGTCTTGCAGCTTTATCCTCATCAAGATTCTTTCGTCGTCAATTGCAACTAACTTAACAGTCGCCCATTCAAAGCAATAATTTATTCCAATCCTTCCCACACATTATAAATATGCCATCAAATCCCACTTCATCTTTGCCATTTTTATCGTCTCCATTAATGTCACAAACCGCAGCTGCTGCATCCAAACTTCTGATGCCTTCATTTCTTGAAGATGAAACCAGGCCCTTTATTCCAAGAACCTCGAGTTACACTTACGCCGCCAATTCCATTTGGTATCAGCAGCAGACCCGGAGGAGCGTGGAGAGCGGCAGTGCTTCTCTTCTCGCCCTCTCCGCCGTCTGCCGCCAGTCTTTCACTCAGGACATACGGCGAGCTGCCTCCTATACTTATATCTTAACAACTCGGATTCGTTTCAAGATGTTGCTGTATCTTGGGTGAAACAAAGTTTCCTGCTTTTTCTTTACAGCCATTTACGAAATGCACTGAAGTTCtattatatatgattatatatatttagaaaACTTGCATAAATAGAAATTTGAAAGGCCTTTTGTTAGAAAAATTGCATTGTGGTCTGTTTCTTTCCTGTCTTTCAAGTGGTTCATTACTTGCATTTTGCAATTAAGTATTCATTTTGCGATCCATAGAGTTTATATATCTTCCAAGAAGCACAGCATTATTTAAACACGTATTTGATTTTATACTGAACACCTTTGAATCATTTAAATTTATTCAGGCTAGGCTATAAATGGATTACAGGAATTCTTGCTCTCGGGTGTTATGCTTTCCTTCTTCTCCCTGGTTTTTTACAAGGTATTATTAAACATACATTGTCGTTTAACCgacatttttcaatattttctatCAAAAGATGAATATGAGAGTTACATTACCTGACGAAATGTAATTTGTAATGCAGTTGGATATAATTACTTCTACTCTGGCTACATTCATAGAGATATAGTTTATGGAGACCAGCCCAGAAATAGGTAGAGTTCATAACAATGTATTTTAGATGTTATATTTTACTTCAACTGTAACTAGTTAGACATCATATATGATGATTGATGCTATCTCTATTATTTGTAACTGTTTCATGGGATACATTATCGAGATTTTCTTGTGCAGGCTTGATCTCTATTTACCGAAAAACAGAGATGGACTGAAGCCAGTAGTCGCATTTGTAACTGGTGGAGCCTGGATTATTGGGTGTGTCGTCATTCTTGTTTgctttgatatttttaatatgggAATGTATGTTTCTTCTGTCAGAATAGTACTAGAAAAAAAGCTCTGCTCAgatgatttaaatttgaaacATGGACTATTATATTTCATTGTTATTTGTGTAGAAGAAAAACACATATTTGCGAATTGGACGGCTGTGAATCTTGACGAAGTAATGCTTAAGAGAAAATGGCTATGGTTATGTCATCTGAAACACAGAAAGTTTGGTGTTCCAAAGTTAGTGTCAGACAAATTAGAGCACCAAAGAACTGAACCTAGCAATATTTAGTAGCAGAAATAAAAGATTGACTTGGCTAGTTATATTTCTGAAGCCACAGCAGAGAGAAGTTTTATATGAACCAAACCATGCATTAATAAGACTTTTTAAGTTACAAAAAAAATCGGTTAAAATTTCTTTGGCTAAGCTTCATTGTTGGATCTTTCTTCTTGATGAATTTTGACAATCATTTTCTCAGTACAGTAATAGAGCGTGGGGTTCGCTCTTAGGACAACAGCTATCAGAAAGAGATATCATTGTAGCTTGCATAGACTACAGGTATATTAATCTACTAGATCAATCATTTTTACTCGATGGATGCTTACAAGATTTGTCCCGGAATTAAGCATGGGAGCCATGCTGAGATCAATGAATTCTAACTCAGATCATTTTGGGAAAAATCAatgcaaaatattttaattttcagtCTGATCCATAGTGACAAAACAATGTAGTCCCAGCGGCCTGCCGGTCTTGATTTTAATATTCAGACAGAGCTCTTTGATCTAATATCTTATATAACCCCCATTTTTCATGCATTAATTAAATTGGTATCTGAAAATCAAACACAGTAACTGGTACATTTGTCTGCCAACTACTTTAGAGAAGATTATGTTAATGGTCCTTTATGTGGCTCACCGATATAGCTATTTTTGTATGATAGGAATTTCCCACAGGGTACAATTAGTGACATGGTGAAAGATGTTTCTCAAGGTATCTCATTTGTTTGCAATAATATTGCTGATTATGGAGGTGATCCTAACAGGTAGTCTGTTTGTTTTTTTCATTTGCTCAAGATTAACACTCTTAACTATCCGGCAATTATGGTTAATGCTCTTTTTGTTCGTTTAGAATTTTCCTCATGGGACAGTCAGCTGGTGCGCATATTGCTGCTTGTGCTCTACTGGAGCAGGCAATCAAAGAATCTAGGGGAGGGAAGAGTTCTTGGAGTGTGTCTCAAATAAAATCGTATTTTGGTTTATCTGGAGGGTGAGCTTTTGTATTCTAAATCACTCTCGTCGaattaaacatattttttttcaatggAAACTTTGCAATTATCTGTGAACGTGTCTGAACGATTTCATTGGGAGGCGGAACAGATATGCACAATGAAGGtggttttatatatatttattatatgtaACTTGAAATTGTAATTATTGTTTTTGAAAATTCTCTTATAAtcaaggttatgagagcttctAGATTCTGCTTCAGAAGTATTGACATTTAATTTGCAAACAGAAATAGTCAATAACATTGACAAGATATAGAGTATAGTTGTTCTTGGTATGATTTACCTCCCATCTTTGTTTTTGTGCTTCTATCTTTCCTTTCATACGAGTTTAAGGTCTTGCTAGAATCTCTCATCTTCTGTTGCTTCAGTCTCCTTTCAGTAACCTGTGTTCAATAACTCCAAGTAGCTCTTCTTCCTGACAGCTTTGGATGACAGCTGATCAAATACTATCTGATTCTCAGTGGAATGAGAAAATTGTTGGAAacttcttgtctttgtatgtctGGATTGGAATTTAACTGGCATTTTCAATTTTATGGACAGGTACAATTTTCTCAACCTGGTGGATCATTTCCACAGTCGAGGTTTGCACCGCTCGTTATTTCTAAGGTTTGTAATTGACTGAGTGCCTAGCTGCTTTGGCCCACTTTTCTTACAGTATCCAATATTATTTTCCTAAATGTTCAACCCCAGCATAATGGAGGGAGAAGAGTCCCTACGGCGACACTCTCCAGAAATAGTGGTCCAAGACCCAAAAATTAGAGATGCTGTTTCTCTCCTACCGTCTATGATCCTCTTCCATGGAACTGGAGATTATTCCATTCCTTCTGATTCCAGGTTGGGAAAAATATTATCTCAAAATGTATAGCAATCGAAAATATTGAAAGAAGAGATATGAAAGAACTTGCAACCTTAATTGCAATAGCAGCATAGCACATTTGAATTCTATGTAGATCATATATGAGGCATAGAATTAACACATTTTTGTCCTGTTGTTTGTAATTTTTTTCCTTGTCTACGTATTGTCTGTGAGGATTGTGCTTGCTTGCAGTAAGAGTTTCGTTGACACGCTCCAAAGCTTGGGAGTACAAGCACAATTGATTCTATACGAAGGAAAGACACACACAGATTTGTTCCTTCAGGTATGTTTGGCAAATACGAACTGTTTTTATTCTTATTAGCACAGCATCACATAGAATGGATGAAATAACTTACTCAATATGTGAAAGCACATTCATGAGGACAAGAGCTTGTGGTCTTTCTCACTATTTATTTGTTCGACCATTAATATCATGCATGAAATCAGGACCCGATGAGGGGTGGCAGAGATGACATGTTTGAAGATTTGGTTGGAATAATTCATGCTGGAGACTCTGAAGCTCTGGCCAACTACGCAACAGTTCCTCCCAGAAAGCGCCTAGTACCTGAATTCATGTTAAAATTAGCACGCAGTGTTAGCCCCTTTTGATCACCGATTCGATTCGTTTCTTTTAGGTTGACTAAAACAGTGAGTCCTCACAATTTGGCATACATTGTCTTcatcataaatattattttagaaggTGGCTTTTAGaatgtaaaataaaattcgatatgaaaaacattattttcGAAAGATTTTAGAATGTAAAGGGGATTCTGTTTGTTGTATAAACTAGGAAGAGcattttattgttgtattgaaaTTCAGCAAGTGTACTTTTATCTCTCAAGTTGTTGACTGACTAATAATTCAATTTGACCAATAGCTTTCTGAATTTCTCCAAAATCTCCATTCAAAAACCACTTTCTATACTTTAGTCGCTTACTAGGACACCATGTGGTTATTCTAAATGCTATAGCAGCTAACTGTTTGATAAAAATTGAAGATGTTGGTTATATTAGTAACTGCTTGAATCTTCAGAAAAATATCTCCGTAGAAAATTAGTTTTCCTCTTCATTAAATAGTGAAGCGTTATCCCAACTTGTGGCGTAGTTCTGTGTTTGTCTCCAATGTCCATCACTTATACTCATGAATCTTTGTAGTTTTCAGGGATATATGATTGTTCTGATGTTTGGTTTAAGACTCATAGCTTATTAGATATTGCCAATTCATTGAGACCGTGATTTCTGTGTATACATGTCATATTTCATGTTGTTAAATGTCATGGCATGATATTCAAATCTTTAATgacaagtttatttattttttattatgggGAGTTCTGTAGTATGTATAAAATGCAAAATTGTGTGCCAATTTTAGAATTCTCACATCGCATGTTGCCTTATTCTCTTGAAACTATTAGCTTTGGAATGATATGGCCTTGTGTGACATCATAATTACGGAAGTCTCTGGCTTTATTTTCCTACTATGATCATTAGCTGTGATTTTCTGCTTTGTTCCTACATCATTGTTACATAGTCTCTTGTCCAGCATGCCATGCTACTTCCTACAGATTCTTCGAACCTTAGATGGATATGGTTGCTGTTTTTTCTGGTTAATAAACTTAAGCTACTATTCTTGATTAACTATGAGTCTATGATTTCAGTTTTAACCATTCATAGATTTAAACTTCTTTCGTCCTTTCAATGTTAGAGTTTCGTGTTTTTATTGCTTGCTATCTTAAACATTGTGTTCGGGATGTTCCCAGTATTTCAAGCTAAGTTGATAATATACTTGTGGCAGTGTACTACTTATAGACAGGAATATTTTTAAACACAAGTACAGAGATGTCTAGAGTAAACTTCTCTCCATTTCACATCCGCTTTTAGAATTTAATAAATGAACCAATTTCATATCATTATGTAGTAAGAAAACAATATAAATGAGGaaataatgaaaattaaatatttgaaaattgaaGTGATGCTCTGATCCCCTTCTGTATGCCAATGAACATATCCCTTGCACAAAAATCTTTCTAATGAGTGCATCCATAGGAGAGTGCTCGTCCCGTAAAATGTTAGGAGCAGAATACCATGGCAGCCAAAAGGGTAGCTGCAATCAGTCCTGCTGTCGCCGGCATTCTAGTTCTTCCCAGCTGATGAATGGATACCCCTCCACTCTGTAAATGAATTGTGAAGAATCGACtttatgatattttgatatatcgaTAAGTTATTTATCACCTTTCATCTGAAATATAGTCAAAACTTGAGGCAGATGTCTTACCAAATCTAAGGTTGGCGATGGTGCTGGTGTTGTTTCATCGGTTTGTTGAACTTTAGGAGGTGCCGGAGGACTTAAGATAGTTGGTGCCGGTGCTGGTGCATGATGATGCTTATGTTTTTGCTTCCtttttttgtgttttccagGTGCAGGTGCAGGGACGAATTCAGGTGCTAGTGCAGGTGAGGTTATTGTTGGTGCCGGTGCTTGTACTGGTGGTGTGGTAGGTGGTGCCACTGGTGCTGGTATCACAGGTGGGGATGCTGGTGGCAGCACTTGCACTGGTGCTGGGGACGTCTCTGGCGGCGGAACTGTTGGCGGTGGTGCTGGTGGCGGAACTGTTGGCGGTGGTACAGGTGGTGAAACTGTTGGCGGTGGTACAGGTGGTGGAACAGTTGGCGGTGGTGCTGACGGTGTAATAGTAGGTGGTGGAGGCAGCAATGCAGGTGGCTGTGATGGGCTTGAAATTGGTGGATTTTGCGGTGCTGGGATCGTTGGACTTGAAGTAGGCACAGTTACTGGAGGCGGGACTATATTCGGTGCAGCTGGCGTATTAGAGGGCGAAGATGCTGGTCCTTGGCCATTGGCTATCACCAAGAAAATGAAGAAAGCTGAGAAATGAGTCCATTGAAAAGTTCCCATTTTGTGGAGGTGGAGTTGCTGTGCAAGAATTTGTGAATTTATAACACAAAGTTGAGacattttttaaatttggaAGAGTTTGGTGATATGTCATGAGAGGAAATGCAGTTTTCACTTGAATGCTACATGTGGCTTGAAATATTGTTCATGTGTTGCAATCAGATAATCTAACTGACTAAAGGGCAATGATGAAATTATATTATTGATGCATCAAGTAATTAATCAATCTAGAATATCACTTTATACAATCTTCTCATTTCATGTCTTTTGTGTGCCTTTCACCATTGAAGTTTTGGGAACTTCTCTTGAAAGTAAAGTGAAATGCACTTTGGTTAATACACCAAGAAATTTAGACGGCAAGGTGTACATACTAAGAAAAAAATGTGTCCATTAAACAATGATATATGGTTTTCAAGTTGGAGTCCATTTTGTAAATATTCAATCTCTTTACAAGATCTAAAAATCCATACCATATGGTATTTTTATGAgcagaaaagaataaaataaaataaaataattccaCTCGATccaataaaacaaatcatgtggAACATTAAATTATGAATAATGCAGATACAGCTATGTTTAGGTGGGCAAAAACCTTAAACCAAACAGTTGGTTTCAGCAGAATTATGATTTTCGCAAAGCACCTTATTTTGGTATGGAGTCACATCTCGttcaattcaaataaatatttgtggCAGCAATGCCTTTTTTGTTTAGAATTATGGAAATTAAAGTAGGCTAATGAAATATCGCGAGTCTGAAGCTAAGCTCAACTCAAAACAACGGCCTTTTGACTCGACTTGAAAGAAAAAGCTCGGATTAGCAATCTTATCATCGTCTCTGCCTTTGCAGGGGTAATCTGCAATCCGGCTTCAACAGTGGAACTAGTACTTCCCGCTTGATAAAACCatgttatttatataatttaaatattttaaattatacaaCACctcaaaaaaaataacaaaatatttccTCAGAAAATAGTATCCAAAATACAGCACGTTTTACTATATAACTTCAACTATTTATTtccagaaattttttttcaaaagacaCCGAGTTAATCCAAACAGAAGTAAAGGTTTCCAAAAAATGTACACCCTCAAGGAAAAATTGTGCGATAAATAAACTAGCAATGCAAATACAACAGAATACAAACTGATACAAGAGAACCCTACTCGTCTAACTGATGGATTTCTGAAGCTCTTAAAGTGATCCTGGAAAAAGAGGAACGCCTGATCTATTGCACGATTAACTACAAACAGAACATAATATGGAAGGCATCATGAATCTTTGTCATGAACTTAGAAGGATGGGGTGTAATGGGAAGGCATGAAGGAGGCGTGGGAGGCTCAAGATTGACGTTTTTCTTCTTCCTCCTCAGCTGAAAGAACTGTTGCATTGTATCCGCACATTCTGATGCCAACACTCCTCGTCGAATAGTTATCTTCGGGTGGAAAGGGTGAATTGGAGCAGGTGGCTTATCAGTTTGGTCCACGTGATTTTCTTCATCTCCGCTTGGAAAAAGTCTGCATATGTCAATCAAGATTGTTGGTTCTTTAGGAAAGTATTCATAATCCTTGTAATACCAGCTGGCGCATATGATGAAAATTGTTGATGGGATCATCGATCAAGAATAGTAGCAGATAACCAGTTAATGGGAACATAAAAGTTTGGGGGAAACGAAGAAAGATACCATCGAGTGAGGGTTACATTTTTTACATTCATATTCCACCAATCAAGCATATGCAAGCTCTAATAGAAATGATCCATATATGATGttgagttttaattttttgaaaagcaGAAATATAATAGAGAATACAACAAGATAACATTATTTGCATGCGTCAGACAGTAAACTTTACATCTATACAATGTTCAGAGGACTAATTTAGAATACAATCAACTATTTATAGTGGTGAATTAGAAATAcaaaattacaaataaatttgtttaaaaaatatatcataatcTTAACTATAATGAATCTAAATCTAGAATATACTTTTTGATTTCTAATGACTGAAATATGCTTCCACTTTTCTGGCACAGTGATATTTATCTTCCCCCATTACAGAGATAAGATCAGGCATGAGGGAGGTTCTCCTCTACATGAGAAAGCTACATCTTAGACtttattaattaatggataaaagGCCCAAACATTGAACTAACTACATTATCAGCACATTGATAAAGTCTGAAATGCTTCCTTGGATTCAGGTTGTAGCAAAATCTACCATTAACTGGCAGAGGTAAAGGAAAGGAAATTGTAATGGAGTGAGATCATTAACTTGGTTGGAAAATTTTGGGACGGATATTCTGACTTAGGAAATAAGAACTTTTATCAACATAAACAAGGATAGTGGAGATAATAAGCAACTTCCCCAGATCAAAGAGATTATAACAAATCATATCCAACATAAGCACAGAAAACATCATAGAATTGGGATTTCTTGAAAATAACCACAGACTATTAACTGCTTACCTGATCCAGCTGCCGTCAGCTCCTAGAAGCTTGTTAGGTGCTCCCCATACAACAGTGTCTACTCTAGCTTGAAGTATTGCTCCAGCACACATTGGGCATGGTTCAAGAGTCACATAAAGGGTAGTTGCCTGTTGATAAAAACAAAGttgaacatatatttatttttgagttttatgGTATTAAACACAGCCAGAAACTTAGCACACATTTTTAAATTTGTTGTCTCTTCGAAAAGCAACATTTATAACACATGAAAAAGGTGTCAATCAAGAGATCTAATGGTTTTTTTTCCCCTCATACACAACCTCTGCCTTCTTGTAAAGATGGGGAAGAAAAGATAAAACTATAAAATAAAACTTCTTAGGGAAGTGTTTTTCTACTTTTGGTTCCACATCAAATTACAATGCAACATGAGAACTATCTCTAGCAATTTCAAAGAgaaacatgtttagaacttcTTCATCAAAATTATGTTACATATTCATCCTGGCACAACTAAAAGCCAAAAGGAGGAAACAAGTCAGCAAGAAGAAAAATAACATGTTTAATCAGGATTAGTTCACTCCCTTTAGTGCAATGTTAAAACAAAATCTAGGTGTGTACAAGTGTAGACTGCTCAAGTTATGCTGCAACTAGGTTCTATTtcattgcatttttttttttgcaccacaTGATTAACAAGTCATTTATTTTGTTAGTATCCTAAACTTACCAAATTATAGCAAAGAAAAATCTTGTTCTTGTTGCTAATGACTTCTACTCGATATCAATTACAGTAACCTCTCGccatataataatatgatattaaAAAATTAGATAGATCGTGCCCCAGAAAAATAGATTAAAACTAATCAAAGTACTACCACCACCCCACAAAAAAATGCTGGTTTCAAAGAAAACATAAATTTTAGTCAAGTTGTGGAATGTTGAAATGTTCTATCTGGATAAACgaaaatataaatatgtttCCTTGTGAAATAGAGAGACAGAGATATTACTGAAAGCCTCCATGTCTTTAATATGTTTGAGGCCTCCCGTATGCAGATCATTTCTGCATGAGCAGTGGAGTCACGCGACTCTTCTACCCTGAAACATTGCCAATCAGGAGTAACTTGATTTCTGCATAACAAGCAGATAAAAAGGAAAAGATCATGTCTTAGAAACTTACAGGTTGCATCCACGAGCAATTATCTTGCCATTATGCACTAGCACAGCTCCCACAGGAACCTCCCAGTTATTAGCAGCTCTTTGGGCTTCCAAGAGTGCTTCTCTCATAAACATTTCATCATTTCTTCGCTGTTCTGATTCAATCCTATATGCTTCTTCCCATACATCAAATCTATCCTTTATGACTTGGTCATTTCTCTTAAATTTCCTCCCTTTCACTTCCCCCACAGTAACTGCTGCTTCTGATTGCTCCACTGATCCAGTACTTACTTGCTCACTCATGTTACTATCAGATGCATTTAATTCTCCACCCTCTGAAATCAGCCTCACAACAGGAGATCTTCGCAGTCTTAACACAGGAGAAGTATGTGAGGGCTCTACTGTTACAACTGCAGAAGATGATGATCCATGATTTGTTTTGGAAGTTTCTTCAATGGAAGGTAAAGAAATGTCCATCGATGAAGAACCACTTCCTAAAACAACtgaagaagatgatgcattTATATCTGCATGCTCAAGGTAGACCCCAAAAGTTGATGAGCTAGAACCTTCTTCAAATTTTGAGTGGCTTTCTATTTCATGTTGTTGAATGCCAGATGTAGCTTCTTGTGTCATGCTTCTCATTTCTTTCTCTCCAGTTGTCTCTTCATTTTCCTCAGCTTCATGACCAGAGAACCATGTTTCACTGCTTGTCGACTGATTGGGTGAACTCCTGCCACCAGTCATTCCAACTGTGCTTTGACTTTTGGATCTTGAAGACCACCGTAGCTGGACAATATCTGCTATGACATTCCATAAGGATCTGCCAGTTCTCTTGACAGTAGCATTGCCACTGTTTGCATCCTCCTGTACTTCTGCCTTTGATGTTTCTTCAACAGATGGATCATCTTCTCTCCACGTCTCATTCAAAGGCCCCTGTGTGCTAGAGTCATGGTTGGAATGTCTTGTGCCATGCTTCCTGGACTGAGAAACTCCAGAACTATATTGAACCAAACTCTTTTGGTCCTGCTTCTCCTCAAGTACAATCTCGGTTTCCTGGGATTTCTTTTCCATTTGGATTTTAGAACTCAAAAGCTCATGTCTTGCCTTGTCAACAAACTCACCCACATAGTGGGCTGAGAATTCCTGTAATCGGGCAGCTGATCCTATTTCATCGTCATGCGATATTAACTTTGAAGGCTGCCCTGCATTGCTCTTGACATCACCGTATGATTCATGATGCAATGCTGGAGATCTCTCCAGGTGACGCCTAGATAATGCGGTAGAATCACTATGTAAGATTTCATCACTGACCTTGCCACTAACAAGCACACCAGTTGACTCAACGGTTAGCACACCTGTAGCTCCTAACTGAGAAGATGGAGGTCTCACAAACAGCTCTGGATCAATCTTATGTTCTTCCTCTACAACCATTCCACCAGAATCCGTGGCGTGAGTGATCAATATGTTAGTCAAGTTATCAGATCCTCTTCTGTAATCACCTTTGTTAATGAGTTTAGCATGTTCGGAGGAATGCTGCTTTTGGTATCTTGAAGATGAACCAAAAGCTAGGCTCACAATATCTTCCTGCTTTGTAAATTGACCGTCAGATCCTAGTTGAGCAGATGGAGGTCTCATGAACAGCTCTGGATCAATCTTATGTTGTTCCTCTACAACCATTCCACCAGAATCTGTGGCGTGAGTGATCAATATGTTAGTCAAGTTATCAGATCCTCTTCTGTAATCACCTTTGTTAATGAGTTTAGCATGTTCTGAGGAATGCTGCTTTTGGTATCTTGAAGATGAACCAAAAGCTAAGCTCACATTATCTTCTTGCTTCGTAAATTGACTGTCAGATTGCTTCTTCAAGATTGAAGTGCTTTCTTTTGTTGTCGATTGTTGGGACTTTCCCCTTGATTCCACCAGCCTGCTAGCCTGATCAGAGCGTTCCTGCTTTTCTGAGTCATTAGTTAGACTGAGAACTTTACTTGAGTAGTCTTCCCTGGTTTTAACATTGGTCTCAAACGTTTGGTGAGAAATTAAGTTCTTTCTAATGTCAATCTCTTGTAATTGCTCCATAACCTTTAGAGAATTCCTTTGGTATTCCTCCTCCCTGGAACTAACCCCAACGGCTGTTCGATTTTCTCCTACCACTTCCTGGCTTGAGCTTGTTACTTTAGCAGACATCTCATCCTCGCCACGGAATATCTTTTGAGAGCCATGGGAAGCCCTAACATTATCTCTTTCAGTGCCTGGGATTTCCACCAAATGTTTATACTTCAGCTTTGTTTCAGATTGTCTTGAAAATTTATTATCCCCATCCATATTCTTTTGTGCACTCTCCTTCACAAATCCAGTGCTTCCAGTTAATTGTGATGTCCTGCCTTCGTATTTCAAATAGGAATCAGAAGAATTTCTGAAATCACTTTTATGCACCAGAGAAAGTTCTGATTCCTTTTGTGATGTTTCTTTTCTATTTCCCATCTCCTCAATTGAGATATCAGTAAGTTTCTTCTCTGTTTTCTTTCTGAGTTCCGAATCAACATATCTTGATCCAGCATGGGATCGTTGCGCAGAGCTCTTCT
This region includes:
- the LOC140872455 gene encoding uncharacterized protein, with product MYDTCIAPRISFRTRASALYSFNDYSYYPNERHPFACSSHSWSRSCCSCCVNSVDRVPITPSYCYDSYGLRQSYLIQRSCRKLISGGYDGCFYYRFPACDFDRSCYCGNFGERAFRGRRFGFRKCMVFEGRGERCDLGGVDEAEVVLSLLTGDVGEESFHEGKKTKRLFKKSSVEKREDGKVCNECGSKKKRNDLGVHDSGTRIKYEVPTSSSRKCDNRREERIQKEEEREALSRREKLKARLQEEKREASIRKEDKTRGKLKRETLLRKESRKADENQERESLLRKENWVAHAREEEKEDFLRRANHRQRVRKDGSSCTSYYSLSSAGDYESDNEIDIRDKRVVGELSSEYVRDSKNNEMVYQGQEAKQENKRFEDYEEEHGVSLTKKSSAQRSHAGSRYVDSELRKKTEKKLTDISIEEMGNRKETSQKESELSLVHKSDFRNSSDSYLKYEGRTSQLTGSTGFVKESAQKNMDGDNKFSRQSETKLKYKHLVEIPGTERDNVRASHGSQKIFRGEDEMSAKVTSSSQEVVGENRTAVGVSSREEEYQRNSLKVMEQLQEIDIRKNLISHQTFETNVKTREDYSSKVLSLTNDSEKQERSDQASRLVESRGKSQQSTTKESTSILKKQSDSQFTKQEDNVSLAFGSSSRYQKQHSSEHAKLINKGDYRRGSDNLTNILITHATDSGGMVVEEQHKIDPELFMRPPSAQLGSDGQFTKQEDIVSLAFGSSSRYQKQHSSEHAKLINKGDYRRGSDNLTNILITHATDSGGMVVEEEHKIDPELFVRPPSSQLGATGVLTVESTGVLVSGKVSDEILHSDSTALSRRHLERSPALHHESYGDVKSNAGQPSKLISHDDEIGSAARLQEFSAHYVGEFVDKARHELLSSKIQMEKKSQETEIVLEEKQDQKSLVQYSSGVSQSRKHGTRHSNHDSSTQGPLNETWREDDPSVEETSKAEVQEDANSGNATVKRTGRSLWNVIADIVQLRWSSRSKSQSTVGMTGGRSSPNQSTSSETWFSGHEAEENEETTGEKEMRSMTQEATSGIQQHEIESHSKFEEGSSSSTFGVYLEHADINASSSSVVLGSGSSSMDISLPSIEETSKTNHGSSSSAVVTVEPSHTSPVLRLRRSPVVRLISEGGELNASDSNMSEQVSTGSVEQSEAAVTVGEVKGRKFKRNDQVIKDRFDVWEEAYRIESEQRRNDEMFMREALLEAQRAANNWEVPVGAVLVHNGKIIARGCNLVEESRDSTAHAEMICIREASNILKTWRLSATTLYVTLEPCPMCAGAILQARVDTVVWGAPNKLLGADGSWIRLFPSGDEENHVDQTDKPPAPIHPFHPKITIRRGVLASECADTMQQFFQLRRKKKNVNLEPPTPPSCLPITPHPSKFMTKIHDAFHIMFCL